In the genome of Lycorma delicatula isolate Av1 chromosome 8, ASM4794821v1, whole genome shotgun sequence, one region contains:
- the Surf1 gene encoding surfeit locus protein 1 isoform X1, producing MWKNVKSSKWYLAIQNDIINEVICFVKVKPVKISNIRHQSTKHSKYVSHTLAKPPPPQYIQYTQQNKPKNRISLGELLLLTVPIGTFGLGTWQVKRREWKLNLIKDLEKRLSEPPIDLPEDLAELSSLEYRKVKVEGKFDHSNELYLGPRMLLSGGESVAKSGLLSVGAKKNVGHHVVTPFILSDSGKRILVNRGWVPTAMLNANKRLEGQIEDEVELVGIVRLHEERSTFMPSNQPQIRVYHYRDLKKMAKKTNTLRVFLDACEESTVPGGPIGGQTNVSLRNEHMSYIITWYSLSALTAFLWCKKFLFR from the exons ATGTGGAAAAATGTGAAATCTTCAAAATGGTACTTGGCAATCCAGAATGATATTATTAATGAG gtcatTTGTTTTGTAAAAGTCAAACCAGTTAAGATTTCAAATATTAGACATCAAAGTACAAAACACTCTAAATATGTTTCACACACACTAGCAAAACCACCACCACCTCAGTATATACAATATACGCAACAAAATAAgccaaaaaatagaatttctctTGGAGAATTGCTTCTGTTG aCTGTACCAATAGGTACATTTGGCCTTGGTACGTGGCAAGTGAAGAGGAGagaatggaaattaaatttaattaaagatttagaaAAACGATTGAGTGAACCTCCTATTGATTTGCCAGAAGA tttGGCTGAATTATCATCACTTGAGTACAGAAAAGTAAAAGTTGAAGGTAAATTTGATCATTCAAATGAATTGTACCTTGGACCACGTATGTTACTTAGTGGAGGAGAATCTGTCGCTAAAAGTGGTTTATTGTCTGTTGGAGCAAAAAAGAATGTTGGTCATCATGTTGTCACTCCATTTATTCTTTCTGATAGTGG TAAACGAATTTTAGTCAATCGAGGTTGGGTTCCTACTGCAATGTTAAACGCTAATAAAAGGTTGGAAGGGCAGATTGAAGATGAAGTAGAATTAGTGGGTATTGTTAGAttacatgaagaaagaagtacATTCATGCCGTCAAATCAGCCACAAATTCGTGTTTACCATTATAG agatttgaaaaaaatggcaaaaaagaCAAACACATTAAGAGTGTTTCTTGACGCATGTGAAGAGAGTACAGTACCTGGTGGTCCTATTGGTGGACAGACTAATGTATCACTTCGTAATGAACATATGTCTTACATCATTACTTG
- the Surf1 gene encoding surfeit locus protein 1 isoform X2 produces the protein MWKNVKSSKWYLAIQNDIINEVICFVKVKPVKISNIRHQSTKHSKYVSHTLAKPPPPQYIQYTQQNKPKNRISLGELLLLTVPIGTFGLGTWQVKRREWKLNLIKDLEKRLSEPPIDLPEDLAELSSLEYRKVKVEGKFDHSNELYLGPRMLLSGGESVAKSGLLSVGAKKNVGHHVVTPFILSDSGDLKKMAKKTNTLRVFLDACEESTVPGGPIGGQTNVSLRNEHMSYIITWYSLSALTAFLWCKKFLFR, from the exons ATGTGGAAAAATGTGAAATCTTCAAAATGGTACTTGGCAATCCAGAATGATATTATTAATGAG gtcatTTGTTTTGTAAAAGTCAAACCAGTTAAGATTTCAAATATTAGACATCAAAGTACAAAACACTCTAAATATGTTTCACACACACTAGCAAAACCACCACCACCTCAGTATATACAATATACGCAACAAAATAAgccaaaaaatagaatttctctTGGAGAATTGCTTCTGTTG aCTGTACCAATAGGTACATTTGGCCTTGGTACGTGGCAAGTGAAGAGGAGagaatggaaattaaatttaattaaagatttagaaAAACGATTGAGTGAACCTCCTATTGATTTGCCAGAAGA tttGGCTGAATTATCATCACTTGAGTACAGAAAAGTAAAAGTTGAAGGTAAATTTGATCATTCAAATGAATTGTACCTTGGACCACGTATGTTACTTAGTGGAGGAGAATCTGTCGCTAAAAGTGGTTTATTGTCTGTTGGAGCAAAAAAGAATGTTGGTCATCATGTTGTCACTCCATTTATTCTTTCTGATAGTGG agatttgaaaaaaatggcaaaaaagaCAAACACATTAAGAGTGTTTCTTGACGCATGTGAAGAGAGTACAGTACCTGGTGGTCCTATTGGTGGACAGACTAATGTATCACTTCGTAATGAACATATGTCTTACATCATTACTTG